The following are encoded together in the Salvia hispanica cultivar TCC Black 2014 chromosome 6, UniMelb_Shisp_WGS_1.0, whole genome shotgun sequence genome:
- the LOC125193572 gene encoding mannose-specific lectin alpha chain-like, which produces MAKLFQTLIPVFSSIALLLATANLARSQTTSFQYDFYGQQPTDLLLQGDAHFPSDSTYLRMTNTDSSGNPLQYRVGRAVYSNPIQFWEAGAQVDLETTVKFIINPRSGDSNPADGITFFIQPVDSPMGFTGGSYGIFDTSGQNPAVFAVEFDIFSNPGVDPSYRHVGIDIGSNVSKNTTNVGNAFLGQEVTARINYQQATKLISVQVTAASQSFEVSYVFDLSTILPQQVEVGISGATGGQVAVHDLVSWYFTSTLVHTSANRELEDAHIRQYV; this is translated from the coding sequence ATGGCCAAGCTTTTCCAAACCCTAATCCCAGTGTTTTCCTCCATAGCCTTGCTCCTTGCCACCGCTAACTTGGCGCGGTCGCAGACAACCTCCTTCCAATATGATTTCTACGGCCAGCAGCCGACCGACCTACTCCTCCAAGGCGACGCCCACTTCCCATCCGACTCCACCTACCTCCGCATGACCAACACCGACAGCTCCGGCAACCCGTTGCAATACCGCGTTGGCCGAGCCGTGTATTCCAACCCCATCCAGTTTTGGGAAGCCGGAGCGCAGGTCGACCTCGAAACCACCGTAAAATTCATCATCAACCCCAGAAGCGGCGACTCAAACCCCGCCGATGGcatcaccttcttcatccAGCCCGTTGACTCCCCAATGGGTTTCACCGGCGGCAGCTACGGAATCTTTGACACATCCGGTCAAAATCCAGCCGTCTTCGCGGTGGAATTCGACATCTTCTCCAACCCCGGAGTGGATCCGAGTTACCGTCATGTTGGGATTGACATTGGATCAAATGTTTCCAAAAACACAACCAACGTGGGCAACGCATTTCTGGGGCAGGAAGTGACTGCCCGTATCAACTACCAGCAAGCAACCAAATTGATTAGCGTTCAAGTCACGGCAGCCTCACAAAGTTTTGAAGTGAGCTATGTGTTCGACTTGAGCACCATTCTCCCTCAGCAGGTTGAGGTCGGAATATCAGGCGCCACCGGAGGCCAAGTCGCCGTTCACGACCTCGTATCGTGGTATTTCACTTCTACTCTTGTGCATACCAGTGCCAACCGTGAATTGGAGGATGCCCACATTCGCCAGTATGTGTGA